The Acanthopagrus latus isolate v.2019 chromosome 13, fAcaLat1.1, whole genome shotgun sequence genome contains a region encoding:
- the sod1 gene encoding superoxide dismutase [Cu-Zn], with protein MVLKAVCVLKGAGETTGVVHFEQESESAPVKLTGEIKGLTPGEHGFHVHAFGDNTNGCISAGPHFNPHGKNHGGPTDEERHVGDLGNVTAGADNVAKIDITDKMLTLTGPLSIIGRTMVIHEKTDDLGKGGNEESLKTGNAGGRLACGVIGITQ; from the exons ATGGTGCTTAAAGCCGTGTGTGTGCTGAAAGGAGCCGGGGAGACCACCGGAGTCGTTCATTTTGAGCAGGAG AGTGAGTCAGCACCTGTGAAGCTCACAGGAGAAATCAAAGGACTTACTCCCGGTGAGCACGGCTTCCATGTCCATGCATTTGGAGACAATACAAATG GGTGCATCAGTGCAGGCCCTCACTTCAATCCCCACGGTAAGAATCATGGCGGTCCTACTGATGAAGAGAG GCATGTTGGAGACCTGGGCAACGTGACTGCAGGAGCAGATAATGTTGCCAAGATAGACATCACGGACAAGATGCTCACTCTCACTGGGCCGTTGTCCATAATTGGCAGAACCATGGTG ATCCACGAGAAGACAGACGACCTGGGAAAAGGAGGCAACGAGGAGAGTCTAAAGACGGGCAACGCTGGTGGACGTCTGGCCTGTGGAGTCATTGGCATCACCCAATAA
- the scaf4a gene encoding SR-related and CTD-associated factor 4, translating into MDAVNAFNHELFSLMDSKPPISRAKMISITKSAIKAMKLYKHVVQIVEKFIKKCKPEYKVAGLYVVDSIVRQSRHQFGADKDVFGPRFTKNITGTFENLCLCPIEDRSKIVRVLNLWQKNGVFKIEVIQPLLDMAAGSSSAAALYAGADEPGSSPPPAKEPVTAVTTNSATTTTAAQLQNTDAFAAVAQLFQSSQGQQLQQMLQNFQQQPMKPDTNTQPPVHNIQTQGQNIATGLGMVAPQPPLPTQTTQQKTAFDKKLLDRFDYDDEPETGEEAKKDEMSSHPSFMQQPPAFPQHMEHFKPQMINMLQDPSQQVSLPPNGQPQAYGFPPGQSFPVMMPPMGHVLPGQPLPGSTGPPGFPGVHPPHIATQQQQDLSVDMDRSAVRDSRHGQRSNSGSRSPKRRRSRSNSRTRRSRHRRSRSRSRDRRHHSPRPRSLERREREKERERRQKGLPPPKSETLSICSTTLWVGQLDKRTQQQDVACLLEEFGQIESINMIPPRGCAYIVMIHRQDAFRALQKLSRGSHKVNQKAIKIAWALNKGIKAEFKQYWDVELGVTYIPWSKIREAQLEELKEGGILDVDTLSPEWSGVRKILDLPEELTHNGRSEPQQPEDAQVLPPVAAAAAPLAQVPQMQQPMVGVGSLQPPVFPGPIGMPPPSFPPGVPPPPFIRPGFNPMQMPPGFPPPGAMPLGPPPPAKGGVDDPPLDPAGLGNRTNDDVMEGHNIFNNQMGPMGNQVGVPPGNLQPPSGGLLGARPGLIPLQRPPVPPPHMQRFPPPHGPRPPHPNMPPMPPQMMPRGPHPQMMHHDPPPPKGGFGMLPPHNMRAPFPPHGHGPPPQGPPPPPFIRPGGPPRGLEGPEEMDGRSFRGDRPGFRDREPERDRDWDRDRDRERDRGFGGGRRPFGDGGRGGSGDRMDGRDRVGGWHEDGGDQRGGGWERDRDRDRDRDRDRDRDRDRDRDRRDWRERRGGLDSDRERGRGDDGERERGRGEGGERGRGEGGSRERARGAEGKEGDRPRRSERRERTTRWDRDDRLAELENMDKLRNSDSTEKPSATPAATAESSKEPVVETSQKKAESEPLAPPSEVTTAAVEAVPPSEPLPSAQSEPTETKEEAAS; encoded by the exons CTGTTCTCATTGATGGACTCCAAGCCCCCAATATCTCGGGCAAAGATGATCTCCATCACCAAATCGGCCATCAAAGCTATGAAA CTCTACAAACATGTTGTCCAGATTGTGGAAAAGTTTATCAAAAAG TGTAAGCCTGAATACAAGGTAGCAGGCCTCTATGTGGTGGATTCCATCGTCAGGCAGTCCAGACACCAGTTTGGAGCGGACAAGGATGTGTTTGGCCCAAGGTTCACCAAAAACATCACAGGAACTTTTGAAAACCTCTGCCTTTGTCCAATAGAGGACAGG AGTAAAATTGTGCGTGTGTTGAACTTGTGGCAGAAGAATGGTGTGTTTAAGATTGAGGTTATTCAGCCTCTCCTGGACATGGCAGCCGGCTCTAGCAGCGCTGCTGCACTCTACGCAGGCGCAGATGAGCCAG GTTCTTCCCCACCTCCAGCCAAAGAGCCAGTTACTGCGGTAACGACAAACTCCgccaccacaacaactgctgctcagctgcaaAACACTGACGCCTTTGCTGCTGTGGCACAGCTCTTCCAGTCTTCACAGGGTCAGCAG CTTCAGCAGATGCTCCAGAACTTTCAGCAGCAACCTATGAAGCCCGACACCAACACTCAGCCTCCTGTACATAACATTCAAACACAGGGCCAAAACATCGCAACTGGACTGGGCATGGTCGCACCGCAACCTCCCCTACCCACCCAGACCACCCAGCAGAAGACGGCCTTTGATAAG AAATTGCTGGATCGCTTTGACTATGATGACGAACCGGAAACCGGAGAAGAAGCAAAGAAGGATGAAATGTCATCACATCCGTCCTT TATGCAGCAGCCTCCAGCCTTCCCACAGCACATGGAGCACTTTAAACCACAGATGATTAACATGTTGCAAGACCCCTCACAACAg gtctctctccctccaaaTGGCCAGCCCCAGGCCTATGGTTTTCCACCAGGACAAAGCTTCCCAGTTATGATGCCTCCTATGGGGCATGTTTTACCAGGACAGCCCCTCCCTGGTTCTACTGGGCCTCCAGGCTTTCCAGGGGTGCACCCCCCCCACATTGCTACCCAGCAGCAACAG GATTTGTCAGTGGATATGGACCGCTCAGCTGTAAGGGATAGCAGACATGGCCAACGATCAAACTCAGGCTCGAG atccCCAAAGCGCAGGAGGTCACGGTCTAATTCCCGTACACGGCGATCCAGGCACAGGCGATCCCGCTCACGCTCCAGAGACCGGCGTCACCATTCCCCACGCCCTCGCTCGCTGGAGcgcagggagagggagaaagagcgAGAGCGACGGCAGAAAGGCCTTCCGCCACCCAAGAGCGAGACACTTAGCA tTTGCAGTACAACTCTCTGGGTGGGTCAGCTGGACAAGAGAACGCAGCAGCAAGATGTTGCCTGTTTACTGGAGGAGTTTGGCCAGATAGAGTCAATCAAT ATGATACCTCCACGTGGCTGTGCCTACATTGTCATGATACACAGGCAAGATGCCTTCAGGGCCCTACAGAAGCTTAGTAGAGGATCTCACAAAGTTAACCAGAAAGCCATCAAG ATTGCTTGGGCTTTGAATAAGGGCATAAAGGCTGAGTTTAAACAGTACTGGGATGTGGAGCTGGGTGTCACCTACATACCTTGGTCTAAAATCCGAGAGGCTCAGTTGGAGGAGCTAAAAGAAGGAGGAATACTGGATGTAGACACCTTATCACCAG AATGGAGTGGAGTGAGGAAGATTCTTGATCTACCGGAGGAGCTCACCCACAACGGCCGttcagagccacagcagcctGAGGATGCACAGGTATTACcacctgtggctgctgcagctgctccacttGCACAG GTTCCTCAAATGCAGCAGCCCATGGTTGGTGTGGGCTCTCTCCAGCCTCCTGTCTTTCCTGGTCCCATAGGCATGCCTCCGCCTTCCTTCCCCCCAGGcgtcccccctcctcctttcatcaGACCTGGCTTCAATCCCATGCAGATGCCTCCAG gttttcctcctccaggtgcCATGCCTTTAGGTCCCCCACCTCCTGCCAAAGGTGGAGTGGATGACCCGCCTCTGGACCCAGCAGGTCTGGGCAACAGGacaaatgatgatgtcatggagGGTCACAACATATTCAACAACCAGATGGGGCCTATGG GTAACCAGGTAGGTGTACCTCCAGGAAACCTCCAACCCCCTTCTGGTGGTCTACTTGGTGCACGGCCTGGTTTAATCCCACTTCAGCGTCCCCCGGTTCCCCCACCACACATGCAGCGTTTCCCTCCACCCCACGGGCCACGACCCCCTCACCCCAACATGCCTCCCATGCCCCCTCAGATGATGCCCAGAGGCCCACACCCTCAAATGATGCACCATGACCCTCCTCCACCCAAAGGAGGCTTTGGAATGCTCCCTCCCCACAATATGAGGGCTCCTTTTCCTCCGCATGGACATGGCCCCCCTCCTCAaggtcctccacctcctccttttaTCAGACCAGGGGGTCCTCCTCGTGGCCTGGAGGGGCCGGAAGAAATGGATGGCAGATCTTTCAGAGGAGACCGACCTGGATTCAGGGACCGAGAgccagagagggacagagactGGGATCGCGACAGGGATAGAGAGAGGGACCGAGGTTTTGGAGGTGGAAGGCGCCCATttggtgatggagggaggggtggaagTGGTGATAGAATGGATGGGAGGGACAGGGTCGGAGGCTGGCATGAAGATGGAGGCGATCAACggggaggaggatgggagagagacagagatcgTGACCGGGACAGAGACCGCGATCGGGACAGAGACCGTGATCGTGATCGAGATAGACGGGACTGGAGGGAAAGGCGAGGCGGCCTGGACAGCGACAGGGAACGAGGGAGGGGTGATGATGGCGAGAGGGAGCGAGggcggggggagggaggagaaagaggaaggggagaaggagggagtcgagaaagagcgagaggagctgaaggaaaagaaggggaCAGGCCAAGGCGGTCAGAACGGCGAGAGAGGACCACGCGGTGGGACAGAGATGATCGACTGGCTGAGCTGGAAAACATGGACAAACTTAGGAACTCTGACAGCACAGAGAAACCTAGTGCAACTCCTGCAGCCACTGCAGAAAGCAGTAAAGAACCAGTTGTGGAAACTTCTCAAAAGAAGGCAGAATCTGAACCTTTAGCTCCGCCCTCAGAGGTAACTACTGCTGCAGTGGAGGCAGTGCCACCCTCTGAGCCCTTACCTTCAGCTCAAAGTGAGCCCACAGAAACGAAAGAGGAAGCAGCATCGTAG